The Sphingomonas sp. NBWT7 nucleotide sequence GCTCTGGCGCGCTCCGCGGCGCGCGCGGCGCGCGCGGCGCGCGCCTGCTGCTGCAGCCGTTCGCGCTGCGGCGCCGTCAGCGACCCGTCGAAGCGCAGCCGGCGGACGAAGAGGATGAGCCCGAACATCACCGACACGCTGGCGAAGGTGACGTAGAAGCCGGGCGGCTGGCGCGTGCCGACCGCGGCGAGGAACAGCAGCACCAGCGTCACGCCGACGATCGTGCCGTAGCTCGGCTGCATCGACGCGTCAGGATCGCGCGCCGGCCGTTCCGGCGGGCGATGCGCCAGCAACCGCGCCGGCGCATCGGCATAGTGGCGAAGCGATCCGAACAGCGCGAGTGCGATCAGCGACAGCACGACACCGAAGAGCGCCGCCCGCCCCGTGCCGCCGATGTCGGGCAGCACCCGCGCCAACAGCAGCCAGCCGAGCGTGGCGAAGATCGGCAGCGCGACGACGTGCAGCATTACCGCGCGCAGCCCGGTACGCATGAAGCCCGCGTACTCGTCGTCGGACACGCGGATCGCGGGGCCATGGCCGCGGCGCCGGAAGAACCAGGTGTCGCCGACGCGTTCGAACTGCGGCGGCAGCGCCGCGACGCGGTCGATACCGGCACGGCGGTGGAGGCGATGGGATCGGGATGCGGTCGTCATGATGCTCTCCCCTGTCGGAACGGCTCTAGCGCGCGGCGGCGAGGCTCTCGCGCACGCGGGCGAGCGCGACCGCTTCGGGATCGTGCTGCCCCATCGCCGCCCACGATCCGGTGATCGCGAAGCTGCAATGACCGTGCACCGTCGCGACGAGTGAGCGCGCAAAGGTGCCGAGTGCCTCGTCGACGGGACGGTCGAGCGCGGTGGCGACCTCGGCGGCGACGATGCGCATCAGCCGCCCGCGCATCTCCTGCTGCTCGGGCGACAGCGTCTCGCGCGCCGGGCGGTGATCGTAGATCGCGGCCCAGCGATGCGGATTGTCGCGCGCAAAGGCGAAATAACCCGCCACCAGCGCCGCGATCCGATCCTCGCCCGCGGCGTCGAGGTAGTCCACCAGCGTCCGCGACCATTCGACGAAGCTGGCGGTGTTCACCGCCGTCACCAACCCGTCGACGTTGCCAAAGACGTTGTGGATCGTGCCGATCGTATAGCCGACACGCTTGGTGACCTCGCGCGCGGAAAAGGCCGCGAAGCCCTTCTCCGCCATCACGGCGGTGCCCGCATCGACCAACAACTTGGTCAGTTCGTCACGGCTGTGGTCGGATCGTCGGCCCATCTGGCGGCGTGGCTTTCGTTGAAGGAATCAGCCGGTCGGCCGCCGCGGGGGGCGGCGGCCGCTTCGGCACGATGGCAGGTCAGCCGACGCGGCGGAACAGCCGCCCGCTGCGCGGTGTCGCATCGCTCGTCGCATCATACGATTCGAGCCGCGTCATCAGCCCGTTCTCGGTCCGCACGATCCGGAACAGGCGCGTGCCCGATGGGCCGCGGCCGGCATCGGTCGGGCGGAACTTGTACAGTTTGATGATGACCGATTCCATCTCGGGCGTCGCGGTGCACTTCAGCTCCTCGAACGTCTGATAGCCCTCGGCGCTCAGCCGGCATCCGGTCGAGCCCGCGCTCGGCCCCAGCGTCAGCGTGCGGGTGACGAAGATCGCGACGCCGTCTCGCCCCTCCCCGCCGACGCGGCCGAGCGATTCCTCCCACACATAGGTGCCGTACCAGGTGGGCAGCGGCGCGGCTGAGGCGGGAAGCGCGGCCAGCGCGCCGGTGATGCCGAGCATCGCGGTGGTGAACCAGTTTGCCATGGGGAATCTCCTCTCGCGTGTGTGTCTGAAACGTGGTTGGTGGAAATCGGCCTCACATCGCGTGCAGCGGCAGGCGACCGGTGAGCGGCTGGACGGCGAAGTCGCTGCCGCCGCGCGGCGACGGCCACATCGTCACCCGGAAACGCTGCTTCGCGGCGCACGCGTTGAGCGTCCAGATCTCGGCATGCCCGCCCCGCGCAGTGGCGCTGCCAGGAACGACGCGCATGTCGGCCGAGTAGATGAAGCGGCAGCCGCCCGTTGCCTTCGAATAGTTTCCGATCGTGGTCAGCACGTCCGCGGCGAGGCGCGGGCTGGCGAGCGTTCGGCCGGTGGTGGCGATCTGATAGGCGGCGGCGGGCTGGCTGGCGACACCGGCCGCTGCGACGATCGCGGCGGCGATCAGGGTCATGCGCTTCATGGTCGTTCTCCTTCGTAGCGATCCCGGAAAGGATCGTCTCGCAGCCATCCCCGGCCGCAACTCAGTAATTAATCACCGCTCAATTAATGGTAAATGAACGCTGTTCATTTTATCTGTGCTTCGGTTTGCCGTGGTAGTTCGATACGCAGCGGGAACGATGCCGCCGGTCGGACGTCGTCACGGCAAGCTATTGGGAGAGCCGGCATGTCATTCTGCCACCAGTGCGGCACGAAGCTTTCGGACGGGGCGAAATTCTGCACCAACTGCGGCGCGCCAGTGGCCGGCACTGCAACCGCCCCCGACGGTGCAGCGCCGATCGCAAGCCACGATCGTCCCGCGCCGACCGTTGCGGCAGAGCCCGCGTCCTACGCTCCGCCGCCCTATGCTCCGTCGTCTAGTACGCCACCGATCGGACACGCGGCGACGCACCACCGCGCCGTCGTCGCGCCGGCCAGCGGCGGCATCGGCTGGATCCTGCCCGCGCTGGCCGCACTCGCCGCGATCGTCATCGCCTATCTGATCTGGGCGCCCGCCAACCCCAGGGCAGCGGATGATCGCGGTGCGGCAACCGTCGCCGGGGCGCAGGATGGGCGTACGGGCGGATCGGCCACCAACGATGCGGAACCGGTCGAGACCGGCACGAGCGAAGGCGTCGCTGCCGGCAGTGCGGCGCGCGGCGGCGAAACGGTATCGGCGGCCGTGCTCGATTCGGCCTTCAACAGCAATCCTGCCGGCGCCGCGGCCCGCTACGCTGGGCCGATTCGCGTGTCGGGCACGATCGCCTCGATGGTGCAGCCGGGCGCGACGCCGTCGCTGTCGATGGAAGGCCGCACCCGCTTCAACTTCATGGTCGTCAATTTCCCCGCCGGCTATCGTGAGCGTCTGGCGCCCTTGTCCAAAGGCCAGTTCATCACGGTCAATTGTGATACGACGCGCTCGCTCGGCGGCACGACGATCCTGTCGGGCTGCCTGCTCGACTAAGGGCTAGCGACGGCGCCACAGCCGTCGCGCCCAGCGATGCAGCCAAAGCGTCGGGTAGATCGCCATTACGCAACCAAGCCCAGCGGCGATCAGGAAGCCAGCGCCGATATCGGTGTTGTAGCCGCGTGCGCGCAGCCCCGGCGCGACTTGCTCCGCCACCAACGCAGCAATCACGATGAAGACGATCAGCTCGATCTGCAGGAACACGAACTGCCAGATGCAGCCGATCGCCGTCGCCCCCGCCGGCCGATCCGGCGATCCGCCACTGCCTTCGCCGTTCCCCATGCCGCTCTCCTTCCGCGCGCCCGTTGTCACGTCCGGCCTGCGGTGGCACGTTCCCCGGCCAGGGAGAAGACGATGGATCGCGTGCGCAGGTTCGGCTGGATCTATTTCCTCGGCTTCATGGCCGTCGTCGCGATCGGCTATGTTCCAGCGTTCCACGATGCCGACGGCAATCTGTTCGGGCTGTTCAAGCTCGACCTGTACGATGACAGCCTGCACTTCCTGTCCGGCGTCTGGGCAGGCGTTGCCGCCTGGTGGTCGTACGGCGCGGCACGTACCTATTTCCGCCTGTTCGGACCGCTCTACTTCGCCGATGGCGTGATGGGGCTGTTCCTCGGCAGCGGCTATCTCGACGGCGGGATCTTCCTCTATGGTCCGGTCCGGCTGTCGGTCTACGCGCACGTCTTCGCCAATCTGCCGCACCTCCTGATCGGCGGCATCGCGATCTGGGTGGGATATCGCCTCGCCCGCCGCGCGCCCGCGACGTGAGGCGACGCTGGCGGGTCGCGCTCGCGGCGGCGGGTGCGGTAACGGCGCTGATCGCCGTGCCGATCGCCGGGGTCGAGCTCGGCTGCCGCGCGCCGATCGCCGGCTTCGCGCCGCACGCACCGTACCGCGCGATCCTCGCCGAGCGCCGGCCGGAAGCGCGCACGTGGCTCACCTATCCCGAATGGCACATCGTTTATTCGGCGGAGAGCCTTGGCCGCTGGCTCACCGCCGGCCGCCCGCCCAGCGGCTATCCCTATGGCAGCGACATCGCCGGTTTCTGGCACGGCCTGTGCCGGATCAACAGCGTCGCGCGCGGCCAGCCCGGCGCGGGCGAAGCGAAGGTGATGATCTACACGATCGGCATCAGCTTCACGCTCGAGATGGCAATCAAGGCCGCGTACGAGCGCACGATCGGCCGCTTCACCGAATGGGTCGGCGGCTGGCGCAGCAGCGACGATCGTTACGCCGCCGCGGTGCAGACGCGCTACGGCGCCTTCATGCACGAGGTGCCGTGGTATCGCTTTCCGTTCGGCGCGGCACTGCGCGGCGCGTGGCAGACGCGCCGTGACGACGGATCGATCGTCCGCCACGTCGAGCGGCGCGCCGCGCTCACCGCGGAATATGGCGTCAAGGCCGGCTATGCTCGCGCGATCGGCGGCGCCAATGCATCGGTCAACACGCCCGACGCGCTGACGCTGCGCTTCGTCGCCGCGGCTCAGCCGAAGGTAATCGCCGCGGTCGACCCGCGGCTTCGCCCGGTCCGCCAGGTCGGCGCGCTGACAGTGGTCGAAGCGCCGCGCTACGCGCAGTTCACCGATCTCGTCGGCAAGCTCGCCACCGCCGGGATCGGGCTGGTCGAGATCGCCGGCAACGACGACATCTTCGTCACCGTCCTCGCGCGCAACGGCGCGCGCGTCCCCGGCACGATCCTGCTCGGCCAGCCGATCGAGCGCGACGGGTGGCGCCGCGTCGGCACGTCGGTGAAGGTCCCGGCACTGGGCGCGCTCGCCGCGGCGGTGCGCGCGGGCGGCGGCGCGATCGAGCACGTCTATGACTATTAGGGGGGCGACCAAGCTGATCGCACAAGCGGCGCTCGCGCTCGGGCTGTGGGCGCTGGCGATGGCCGCGCTGCCGTTCGTCGGCCCTGCCGGGCGGCAGGTCGCGGTCGTCGGCGCGGCGCCGCGAGCAATCCGCGCGATCACGGCGGCGGGCGGGCGCGTCGTCGAGGTGCGACGCGGCGCGACGATCGCGCGATCCGCCTCCCTCGGCTTCGTCCGTGCGCTCTACGCCGCGGGCGCGCCGCTGGTGATCGAGGGCCGCATCGCCGCGGGTTGCTTCGCGAAGGCGGGTGCATAGCGCGCATACCAGGTGTTGCTGAACACCCCGTCCGGATCCCACTGCCGCTTGGCGGCGAAGAACGCGCCGATCTCTGGATAGGACCGCGCGAGCTGCTCGGAAGAATAATGCAGCTGATACGGCAGGAAGAAGCGCCCGCGGTGCGCCAGCGTCAGGTCGATGAGGTCCTGAGTCAGTCGACGCATCGCCGCCGTGCCCGCCGCGTCGGTCGGCTGGTTGAGGTACAGCACCACCGAGAAGGCCGGCGCGGGCGCGTAGCTCAGCGCATTGTCCTCCTGCCCCACCGCGCGGATCGACGCGTTGACGAGGTTCGCGTGCTGATCCTCGAAGATCGCGCGCATCCCGTCGATGAACGGCACGATGCGATCACGCGGCACGAAATACTCATGCAGGATGTCGGTCTCGGCGGGCAGATCGTTGAACAGATAGGCGACCGAATCGTGCATCGGATCGTTGCGCGCGACGAGGCACGCCTCACCCGATCCCTGCGCCTGCGCACGCGTGATCGTGCACGCCTCCAGCCGATGCTCGAGGTTCTTCTCGCTCCACCATTTCAGTGATTTGAATGCGTCGTTCTTCTTCGCAAGGTTGACGGTGAGGCGACGCAGCTTGGTCGACGGCACCTCGCCCAAAGGCGCGCGCGTCAGCGCCTGATCCTCGGGGAACTGGCGATATTGATAGACCAGCGCCTCGCGCAGCAGCGTGCCCGGCGCGGTTGACAGGTGGACGTAGGCGAGCCCGACGCTCGGATCGGCAGCGATACGCGCGAAGGTGGCCGGGAATTGGCGATAGTCGATCATCGCGCGTTCGGAGCGGTAGATCGCGTTGGGTACCACGTCGAGCGTCGCCGACAGGATCACGCCGAACAAACCGTATCCGCCGACGACGTGGCGGAACAGATCGGCATTCTCGGTGCGCGAGGCAGTGACGATCCGCCCGTCGGCGAGCATCAACCGCACGCTGCGCAGCGACCCCATCACCGCGCCCGCCTGATGATCCATGCCGTGCGCGTTGACCGAGATCGATCCGCCGACCGAGAAAATGTCGGTCGACTGCATCGCCTTTACCGCGAAATCGGGGTGGATCGCCTGCTGGATCGCGTGCCACGTCGCCCCCGCGCCGACCGTCACCGTCCGCGTCGCGCGGTCGAGCCGGATCGCGTTCATTCCGCGCATGTCGAGGACGACGCCGCCGGCGCGGAACGCATGCCCGCCCATCGAATGCTTCACGCCCGCCGCCGATACCGGCAGGCCGTGCGCGCGCGCATAGCCGAGCGCGGCGGCGACCTCGCGCTCATCGCGCGGCCGCACAACGCCCGCCACCGCCGTGCGGCTGAGGCAGCTCGCGTCGTTCACCGTCCCGCCGCGCTGCGCCCAGCGCGGCTCGGCGACCGGCGCGGCGCGGTCGCGCACCGGCGGCAGCGGCGGGAGGACGGTGGCGCAATCCTTTGGGCCGATCGGATCGGCCATCAGCGGCGCGACGTACAGCCCCGCCCCCGCCGCGACGAGCGCGATCGTCGATGCACCGATCAGCAGGTTCCGGCTTCGTGATCCCGTCATCCGCATCGCCTTCGCAACCATCGATGACCTGCCTCTAGCAGATCGGCGCGCCGCGCTCGACCGGTCCGCGGCCTGCCGTCAGCGCGGGCGTGTCCACAGCCTTGAGTCGCGCGGCGTCGCCGACACCGGTCGAAGCGCCGCCACCCCCGCCTTCGCCACCCAGCCCAGCTTCGCCGACTTGGATGTCGTCACACGATGGTCCCACGCATGCGCGCCGCGCGCCGCCACCTCGCGCGCGATGTCGCCATAGATACCCGCCGCCGCCAGCACCGCCCAGCGCGCCCGGCCGGGCAGCCGCGCCGCGCCGACGCGCGCGCTCGCCTCGTGCCGCGCCGCGCTCGCCGCCATCCGCCGCGCGAGCACCACCAGCCGGTCGCGGAACGGCGGCTTCATGTGCTGGCCCGGCGGGATGTCCATCTCGACCAGCCATTCCTCGGGGACGTAGCAGCGCCCGACGCGGTCATCCTCCTCGATGTCGCGCGCGATATTGGCGAGCTGGAACGCGATGCCGAGATCGCACGCACGGTCGAGCGTGTCGTCGTCGGCAGGATCGACGCCCATGATCACCGCCATCATGCATCCCACCGCGCCGGCGACATGGTAGCAATAGCGGTAGAGGTCGTTCGCGCTCCGCGGCCGCCACTCGGCCGCATCGAGCTCAAACCCGTCGATCAGATCGTGCGCGAAACGCGGCGGCAGGCGCGTCTCCGCCGCGACGACGCGCAGGGCGTCGAACGGCATGTCGCCGACGACGCGCCCCGCCAGCGCCGCCGCGGTTCTCTCGCGGATGATCGCGACGCGCGTCTCGGCGTCGGCGACGTGGCTCGCGCCGTGGCCGTGGTCCTGCCCATCGACGATGTCGTCGCACGCCCGGCACCAGGCGTAGAGCAGCCAGGCGCGCTCGCGCGTCGCCGCGTCGAACAGCTTGCTCGCCGTGGCGAAACTACGCGATCCGCGAACGATTGAGTCGCGCGCGGCGATGACCAGCGCGGCGCGTTCGCTTGGGTCAGACTGGTGTTGCACCATCACTGCGTCACGTTCTCCAAAGCCTCCGTTCGTGCTGAGGAGGTACTGAGCCGTTGGCGAAGCGCCGTCTCGAAGCAACGTTGCGGCCCATGCCCTTCGAGACGGCCCCTCGCTTACGCTCGGCACCTCCTCAGGACAAACGGGAGGTGAGCCTTTGCTCGATCAAAGATCGGCCGCGCTCATCCGCACGATCGGCTGCGTCGGCACATGCGCGGCCATCCGGTCGAGCAGCGTATCGAGCGTGTCGGCGACGATCAGCAGATCGCGGTGCTGCGGGCGCAGGAAGCCGACCTCACCCATCTTCTCCCAGAAGGCGACGAGGTGATCGTAATAACCTGCGGTGTTGAGAAGCCCGACGGGATCGGCGTGATAGCCGAGCTGCGCCCAGCTCAACGCCTCCCACAATTCGTCCATCGTGCCCGTCCCGCCGGGGATGGTGACGAAGCCGTCGGCAAGATCGGTGAAGCGCCGTTTGCGATCGTGCATGCCCTCGACGACGTGAAGCTCGGTGAGGCCACGATGCGCCACCTCTGCGTCGACCAGCGCCTGCGGGATGACGCCGATCACTTCGCCGCCCGCCGCCAGCGCGCTGTCGGCGATCGCGCCCATCAGCCCCAGCCGCCCGCCGCCGTAGACGAGCCCGATGCCGCGTTCGGCCAGCGTCCGGCCGACGGTATGCGCCAATTCCATATACACCGGATCGCGCGGCGTCGCCGACCCACAATAGACCGCCAGTCGCTTCACCGCCGCGCATCCTCCAGCATCAGCGCCGCGGTCGCCTTCGCGCTGCCGACGACGCCGGGGATGCCCGCGCCCGGATGCGTGCCCGCGCCGACGAAATAGAGGTTGGGGATCGCGTCGTCGCGATTGTGCACGCGGAACCACGCGCTCTGCGTCAACACCGGCTCGAGGCTGAACGCGCTGCCGAGATGCGCGTTGAGATCACGCGAGAAATCGGCCGGCGAGTAGCTGAACTTGGTGACGATGCGGTCGTGGATGTCGGGGATCAGCCGCCGTCCTACCTCGTCGAGGATGCGCTTCTCCAGGATCGGCTTCACCCGCTCCCAATCCTCGGGGAACTTGCCCTGGTGCGGCACCGGCGCCAGCGCGTAGAAGGTCGAGCACCCCTCAGGCGCGAGGCTCGGATCGGTGACGGTCGGGTGATGGAGATAGAGCGAGAAGTCCTCGCTCACCACGCCATTGTCGTAAATGTCGGCGAGCAGCCCCTTATAGCGCGGCCCGAACAGGATCATGTGGTGCGGGATGCCCGGCCAGGTACCCTTGATGCCGAAATGGACGACGAACAGCGACGGCGAGAATTTCTTGCGCTCGAGCTTTGCCGCGCTGCGCCGCGCGCTGTTCGATCCCGACAGAAGGTCGCGATAGGTGTGGACGATGTCGCCGTTCGCCGCGACGGTGTCGCACTCCTGCCGCCAGCCGCTGGCGGTGCGCACCGCCGTCACGCGGTCGCCCAGCG carries:
- a CDS encoding TetR/AcrR family transcriptional regulator, encoding MGRRSDHSRDELTKLLVDAGTAVMAEKGFAAFSAREVTKRVGYTIGTIHNVFGNVDGLVTAVNTASFVEWSRTLVDYLDAAGEDRIAALVAGYFAFARDNPHRWAAIYDHRPARETLSPEQQEMRGRLMRIVAAEVATALDRPVDEALGTFARSLVATVHGHCSFAITGSWAAMGQHDPEAVALARVRESLAAAR
- a CDS encoding DUF5991 domain-containing protein; this translates as MANWFTTAMLGITGALAALPASAAPLPTWYGTYVWEESLGRVGGEGRDGVAIFVTRTLTLGPSAGSTGCRLSAEGYQTFEELKCTATPEMESVIIKLYKFRPTDAGRGPSGTRLFRIVRTENGLMTRLESYDATSDATPRSGRLFRRVG
- a CDS encoding TIGR00730 family Rossman fold protein, yielding MKRLAVYCGSATPRDPVYMELAHTVGRTLAERGIGLVYGGGRLGLMGAIADSALAAGGEVIGVIPQALVDAEVAHRGLTELHVVEGMHDRKRRFTDLADGFVTIPGGTGTMDELWEALSWAQLGYHADPVGLLNTAGYYDHLVAFWEKMGEVGFLRPQHRDLLIVADTLDTLLDRMAAHVPTQPIVRMSAADL
- a CDS encoding FAD-binding oxidoreductase, encoding MTGSRSRNLLIGASTIALVAAGAGLYVAPLMADPIGPKDCATVLPPLPPVRDRAAPVAEPRWAQRGGTVNDASCLSRTAVAGVVRPRDEREVAAALGYARAHGLPVSAAGVKHSMGGHAFRAGGVVLDMRGMNAIRLDRATRTVTVGAGATWHAIQQAIHPDFAVKAMQSTDIFSVGGSISVNAHGMDHQAGAVMGSLRSVRLMLADGRIVTASRTENADLFRHVVGGYGLFGVILSATLDVVPNAIYRSERAMIDYRQFPATFARIAADPSVGLAYVHLSTAPGTLLREALVYQYRQFPEDQALTRAPLGEVPSTKLRRLTVNLAKKNDAFKSLKWWSEKNLEHRLEACTITRAQAQGSGEACLVARNDPMHDSVAYLFNDLPAETDILHEYFVPRDRIVPFIDGMRAIFEDQHANLVNASIRAVGQEDNALSYAPAPAFSVVLYLNQPTDAAGTAAMRRLTQDLIDLTLAHRGRFFLPYQLHYSSEQLARSYPEIGAFFAAKRQWDPDGVFSNTWYARYAPAFAKQPAAMRPSITSGAPAA
- a CDS encoding phytoene/squalene synthase family protein, with the translated sequence MQHQSDPSERAALVIAARDSIVRGSRSFATASKLFDAATRERAWLLYAWCRACDDIVDGQDHGHGASHVADAETRVAIIRERTAAALAGRVVGDMPFDALRVVAAETRLPPRFAHDLIDGFELDAAEWRPRSANDLYRYCYHVAGAVGCMMAVIMGVDPADDDTLDRACDLGIAFQLANIARDIEEDDRVGRCYVPEEWLVEMDIPPGQHMKPPFRDRLVVLARRMAASAARHEASARVGAARLPGRARWAVLAAAGIYGDIAREVAARGAHAWDHRVTTSKSAKLGWVAKAGVAALRPVSATPRDSRLWTRPR
- a CDS encoding zinc-ribbon domain-containing protein, whose translation is MSFCHQCGTKLSDGAKFCTNCGAPVAGTATAPDGAAPIASHDRPAPTVAAEPASYAPPPYAPSSSTPPIGHAATHHRAVVAPASGGIGWILPALAALAAIVIAYLIWAPANPRAADDRGAATVAGAQDGRTGGSATNDAEPVETGTSEGVAAGSAARGGETVSAAVLDSAFNSNPAGAAARYAGPIRVSGTIASMVQPGATPSLSMEGRTRFNFMVVNFPAGYRERLAPLSKGQFITVNCDTTRSLGGTTILSGCLLD
- a CDS encoding DUF4383 domain-containing protein encodes the protein MDRVRRFGWIYFLGFMAVVAIGYVPAFHDADGNLFGLFKLDLYDDSLHFLSGVWAGVAAWWSYGAARTYFRLFGPLYFADGVMGLFLGSGYLDGGIFLYGPVRLSVYAHVFANLPHLLIGGIAIWVGYRLARRAPAT